From a region of the Listeria monocytogenes ATCC 19117 genome:
- a CDS encoding YfhJ family protein, whose translation MYTYLDELTAELMTKNPHLDKEQALWWIEMLWSDFESSYAKAGYPYRGPEYAADYVRQQIKRHGSFLHQVERKDPNK comes from the coding sequence TTGTATACGTATTTAGATGAACTAACAGCGGAATTAATGACTAAAAATCCGCATTTAGATAAAGAGCAAGCCTTGTGGTGGATTGAAATGCTTTGGTCAGATTTTGAAAGTTCATATGCTAAAGCAGGTTACCCGTATCGTGGTCCAGAGTACGCGGCAGATTATGTCCGTCAGCAAATCAAGCGCCACGGCAGTTTTTTACACCAAGTAGAACGAAAAGACCCAAACAAATAG
- the recX gene encoding recombination regulator RecX — protein MKITSISVQQKNKERYNIFIDEKYNFSVDEEVLARYQLMKGKVLTEAEIEEIKQADMVRKGLNKAINFLSHRVRSEKEIRDYLRKQEMEAFAIDEILKKLADMDYINDLEFAELYTKTQIKTTLKGPRTIERELVEKGLTREIITQVIEEYSDEAQLENATKQAIKIMKRNNKSAKKMLQQKIITDLIQKGYTSELAKVAATEATSELDVADEAEILQKQIEKTMRKNKRYKPSIAKQKTITSLMQKGFSYDTIQSYLTENEISFEEEE, from the coding sequence ATGAAAATCACGTCCATAAGTGTCCAGCAGAAAAACAAAGAACGCTACAACATTTTTATTGATGAAAAATACAACTTTAGCGTAGACGAAGAGGTTTTAGCCCGCTACCAGCTGATGAAAGGTAAAGTTCTAACCGAGGCCGAAATAGAAGAAATTAAGCAAGCTGATATGGTTCGAAAAGGGCTAAATAAAGCCATCAACTTCTTATCCCACCGTGTTCGCTCGGAAAAAGAAATTCGCGATTATTTAAGAAAGCAAGAAATGGAAGCTTTTGCAATTGACGAGATTTTAAAAAAATTAGCCGACATGGATTATATTAATGATCTCGAATTTGCGGAACTGTATACGAAAACGCAAATCAAAACAACCCTAAAAGGTCCGCGGACCATTGAACGCGAACTAGTCGAAAAAGGACTAACTAGAGAAATAATTACTCAAGTTATCGAAGAATATTCGGATGAAGCTCAGCTAGAAAATGCCACCAAACAAGCAATAAAAATTATGAAGCGAAATAACAAAAGCGCCAAAAAAATGCTTCAACAAAAAATTATCACGGATTTAATCCAAAAAGGCTATACGAGCGAACTAGCCAAAGTAGCCGCTACTGAAGCAACGAGTGAATTGGATGTGGCGGACGAAGCAGAAATTTTACAAAAGCAAATCGAAAAAACAATGCGTAAAAATAAACGCTACAAACCAAGCATTGCCAAACAAAAAACAATCACATCGCTAATGCAGAAAGGTTTTTCTTATGATACAATTCAATCATACCTAACTGAAAATGAAATCAGTTTCGAGGAGGAAGAGTGA
- a CDS encoding TIGR01777 family oxidoreductase, whose product MHILLTGATGFIGDHLVHELEKSDHELYILTRQKLKNRANVHYIEWLNEDKLPNLEDLPVDVCINFAGAGLMDEKWTYDRKKVIVNSRIEATSALLSIVKKMKSKPKLWINASAIGAYTSSKSTIYLDTEENNYADNFLGKTVYEWEKTASAASDLGIRVVYARFGLVLGTDAGSFPVFEKLFQTYTGGRFGNGRQWYSWIHVDDVVAAILFIFDHEQINGVVNFTAPHPVQEKKFAERLGKKMHKPYKTPVPKKIIKFILGERAMTILDSQRAYPEKLMSNHFEFRFETLQEALDDLLD is encoded by the coding sequence TTGCATATCTTACTTACAGGCGCAACAGGTTTTATTGGTGATCATTTAGTGCATGAATTAGAAAAATCTGATCACGAGCTTTATATTTTAACAAGACAAAAGCTAAAAAACCGCGCAAATGTACACTATATTGAATGGTTAAATGAAGATAAATTGCCGAATTTAGAAGATTTACCAGTGGATGTTTGTATTAATTTTGCTGGTGCTGGTTTGATGGATGAAAAATGGACTTACGATAGAAAGAAAGTGATTGTAAATAGCCGCATCGAAGCTACTTCAGCACTCTTATCGATTGTGAAAAAAATGAAATCAAAACCAAAATTGTGGATTAATGCAAGTGCAATTGGAGCCTACACTTCCTCCAAGTCAACGATTTATCTCGATACAGAAGAAAATAATTACGCAGATAACTTCTTAGGAAAAACAGTCTATGAATGGGAAAAAACAGCGAGTGCGGCAAGTGATTTGGGTATTCGTGTTGTTTATGCTCGCTTTGGTCTTGTACTTGGGACTGATGCTGGCTCGTTCCCTGTTTTCGAAAAATTATTCCAAACTTATACAGGGGGACGCTTTGGTAACGGCAGACAATGGTATTCTTGGATTCATGTGGATGATGTTGTGGCGGCAATCTTATTTATTTTTGACCACGAACAAATAAACGGTGTTGTTAATTTTACAGCCCCTCATCCTGTTCAAGAAAAGAAATTTGCTGAACGCCTTGGAAAAAAAATGCATAAACCGTATAAAACTCCTGTGCCTAAAAAAATTATTAAATTCATTCTAGGTGAACGTGCCATGACTATTTTGGACAGTCAACGTGCTTATCCGGAAAAACTGATGAGTAACCATTTTGAATTTCGCTTTGAAACGTTACAAGAAGCTTTAGATGACTTGTTAGATTGA
- the mprF gene encoding bifunctional lysylphosphatidylglycerol flippase/synthetase MprF has product MKEKLMQAYAWFQKNSTVVKIVFITFVMAFVIFEIINIATGIDYPSLKENLTSQSPEQIFIMFIVGLIAVTPMLLYDYVIVKLLPGKFSPSHVIASGWITNTFTNIGGFGGVLGASLRASFYGKNASHKEILLAISKIALFLVSGLSIYCLVSLATLLIPGFANHFVNYWPWLLAGGLYFPILFTITKWKSKSLFVDLPIKRELTLIIASLLEWGFAFGCFAIIGTLMGEPVDIFKVFPLFVIASVIGIASMVPGGVGTFDVVMILGLSQLGVSQELALAWMLFYRIFYYIIPFVVGLLFFVQKAGKKVNDFLEGLPLLFLQKVAHRFLVIFVYGSGLLLILSSAVPNAIYHVPFLYKIMPFNFLFTSQITIVAFGFLLLGLARGIECKTKKAYIITVIVLGCAIFNTLARVFSMKQAIFLGIVLLCLFLARNEFYREKLVYTWSKVIIDSIIFIVCLAGYIVIGIYNSPNIKHSKEIPDYLRIASEHLWLVGFVGVFIAVVSLVIIYIYLSTTKEKLGSPFEAVKVREHLAKWGGNEVSHTMFLRDKLLFWAANGEVLFSYRIIADKMVIMGEPTGNMDKMEAAIEEVMMNADRFGYRPVFYEVRGTMIPYLHDHGFDFIKLGEEGFVDVQNFTMSGKKKKGERALMNKLEREGYTFEIIEPPFNHETWTTLRAVSDEWLDGREEKGFSLGFFDTYYLEQAPIAIAKNGEGTVVGFASMMPSYTEEMTSIDLMRYSKEAPSGIMDFLFINLFEKAKEDGFQTFNAGMAPLANVGESKYAFLGERLAGLVYRYSQGFYGFKGLRNFKSKYVTEWEQKFVAFRKRSSIAFTMLQLMILVGKKRPLANSQVVLDFPLEEETKKPDSE; this is encoded by the coding sequence ATGAAAGAAAAATTAATGCAAGCCTATGCCTGGTTTCAAAAAAATAGTACCGTCGTAAAAATCGTTTTTATTACTTTTGTGATGGCATTTGTTATTTTTGAAATTATTAATATTGCGACGGGAATTGACTATCCATCGCTAAAAGAAAATTTAACTTCTCAAAGTCCAGAACAAATATTTATTATGTTTATTGTTGGCTTAATTGCTGTCACTCCAATGCTATTGTATGATTATGTCATCGTTAAGTTGTTGCCTGGAAAGTTTTCCCCAAGTCATGTGATTGCCTCTGGTTGGATTACGAATACATTTACTAATATTGGTGGTTTTGGTGGCGTATTAGGTGCCAGTTTAAGAGCAAGTTTTTACGGAAAAAATGCATCTCATAAAGAAATATTACTCGCTATTTCTAAGATTGCTTTATTTTTAGTATCTGGTTTATCGATTTACTGTTTAGTATCATTAGCCACTTTACTCATTCCAGGATTTGCAAATCATTTTGTTAATTACTGGCCATGGCTTCTTGCGGGTGGTCTTTACTTCCCAATCTTATTTACAATAACGAAATGGAAAAGTAAGTCACTTTTTGTTGATTTACCTATCAAAAGAGAATTAACGTTAATTATCGCCTCTCTTTTGGAGTGGGGCTTCGCTTTTGGATGTTTCGCGATTATTGGTACATTGATGGGAGAACCAGTCGATATCTTCAAAGTGTTCCCATTATTTGTTATCGCTTCGGTAATTGGGATTGCTTCGATGGTACCTGGTGGAGTAGGGACATTTGACGTCGTGATGATTCTGGGACTTAGCCAATTAGGCGTTTCTCAAGAATTAGCGCTCGCTTGGATGCTATTTTACCGAATTTTCTACTATATTATTCCCTTTGTAGTGGGATTACTTTTCTTCGTCCAAAAAGCTGGTAAAAAAGTAAATGACTTTCTTGAAGGGTTACCGCTATTATTTTTACAAAAAGTGGCTCATCGCTTCTTAGTTATTTTTGTTTACGGTTCCGGATTATTGTTGATTTTATCTTCCGCCGTTCCAAACGCCATTTACCATGTGCCTTTCTTATACAAAATTATGCCGTTTAATTTCTTATTCACTTCCCAAATTACCATCGTTGCATTTGGCTTTTTACTACTGGGACTTGCGAGAGGAATTGAATGTAAAACAAAGAAAGCGTATATTATTACAGTAATTGTTCTAGGTTGCGCGATTTTCAACACACTTGCTCGCGTATTTTCGATGAAGCAGGCGATCTTTTTAGGAATTGTGCTATTATGTTTATTCTTAGCTCGAAACGAATTTTACCGAGAAAAACTAGTTTATACATGGAGTAAAGTAATTATTGATAGCATTATTTTCATCGTATGTCTAGCAGGTTACATTGTTATTGGTATTTACAACTCACCAAATATCAAACATTCCAAAGAAATTCCTGACTATTTACGCATTGCCTCAGAACATTTATGGTTAGTTGGTTTTGTTGGCGTATTTATTGCTGTTGTTAGTTTAGTCATTATTTATATTTATTTATCCACAACAAAAGAAAAATTAGGTTCTCCATTTGAAGCTGTCAAAGTACGTGAACATTTAGCGAAATGGGGCGGAAATGAAGTCAGTCATACGATGTTCTTACGAGATAAACTACTTTTTTGGGCGGCTAATGGAGAAGTACTTTTCTCTTACCGAATCATTGCGGACAAAATGGTCATCATGGGCGAACCAACTGGGAATATGGACAAAATGGAAGCAGCGATTGAAGAGGTTATGATGAACGCTGACAGATTTGGCTATCGACCTGTTTTCTATGAAGTTCGAGGCACGATGATTCCATATTTACATGATCACGGATTTGACTTTATCAAGCTTGGAGAGGAAGGTTTTGTAGACGTTCAAAACTTTACAATGAGTGGTAAAAAGAAAAAAGGTGAGCGTGCTCTCATGAATAAATTAGAACGAGAAGGTTATACTTTTGAAATAATAGAACCACCATTCAATCACGAGACTTGGACAACTTTACGAGCAGTTTCTGATGAGTGGCTAGATGGAAGAGAAGAAAAAGGTTTCTCATTAGGATTCTTCGATACGTATTATCTCGAACAAGCTCCGATTGCTATCGCTAAAAACGGAGAAGGTACTGTCGTTGGATTTGCTTCGATGATGCCGTCATATACAGAAGAGATGACTTCGATTGACCTAATGCGTTACTCTAAAGAAGCACCATCAGGTATTATGGATTTCCTTTTCATTAATCTATTCGAAAAAGCTAAAGAAGACGGCTTCCAAACATTTAATGCCGGTATGGCGCCGCTTGCCAATGTTGGAGAAAGTAAATATGCTTTCCTAGGTGAACGATTAGCCGGACTGGTATACCGCTATAGTCAAGGTTTTTACGGCTTCAAAGGATTGCGTAATTTTAAATCCAAATATGTTACAGAATGGGAACAAAAATTTGTTGCCTTTAGAAAAAGAAGTTCTATTGCTTTCACCATGTTACAATTAATGATTCTTGTTGGTAAAAAAAGACCACTTGCAAATAGTCAAGTAGTCCTTGATTTCCCGCTTGAAGAAGAAACAAAAAAACCAGATTCTGAGTAA
- a CDS encoding VanZ family protein, whose amino-acid sequence MQVQKCRFFVLLLPALYLLYGISLALQFGNNADLINTIANSCLLFLATIILTNMARLKNWIDFIWFCVFILYIIILLHLVAYIAVGDFVNSTYTGNFHIQKEMINLIPFTTIENTFQQTLPTMPTIIQILGNVLLLCPLSFFMLYFKITSTAGKTLLVIFLTSCGIELLQFAQTTMITGFESISLPPKRSTDIDDIILNTLSGLIGILLAYAVPSVRKRINKRR is encoded by the coding sequence ATGCAAGTCCAAAAATGCCGTTTTTTTGTGTTGTTATTGCCAGCGTTATATCTCTTGTACGGGATTTCGCTTGCACTACAATTTGGGAATAACGCAGATTTAATCAATACCATTGCAAATAGTTGCTTACTTTTTTTAGCAACCATCATACTAACCAACATGGCGAGACTAAAGAATTGGATAGACTTTATATGGTTTTGCGTTTTTATTCTATATATAATTATCTTATTACACCTTGTGGCTTACATAGCTGTTGGGGATTTCGTAAACAGTACTTATACTGGGAATTTCCATATTCAAAAAGAAATGATTAACTTAATACCTTTTACCACCATAGAAAATACATTTCAGCAAACATTACCAACGATGCCTACTATTATTCAAATTTTAGGGAATGTTTTATTGTTATGTCCACTGTCTTTCTTCATGCTTTACTTTAAAATAACAAGCACTGCGGGAAAAACATTATTAGTCATATTCTTAACATCTTGCGGCATCGAACTACTTCAATTTGCGCAAACAACGATGATTACAGGATTTGAAAGTATATCGCTACCACCAAAGCGTTCTACAGATATAGATGATATCATTTTAAATACGTTAAGTGGATTAATAGGCATTCTACTAGCTTATGCTGTACCATCTGTTAGAAAACGAATCAATAAAAGAAGATGA
- a CDS encoding cation diffusion facilitator family transporter: MKELLGLLKEGNKSALTAALVNTVVSIIKGITYFFTGNIAMFAETLHSLGDAANQFFVFIGSALSKKRPTKRFPHGFGRMVNLVLLGAVIVVGIMAFETIREGFAHIIHPTSSTGFLINLTVLLLCTVLEFSVLVKAMHEIAHDVGLESKGLRLFKDSILNLGKAKAATKLVFLEDSVATGGGLLAMIAVIISHFTPFHQAEGIASMLIGVMMFIVVGKVFLDNAAGVIGESDQSMHLTVGQLVMSDPDVRDIQVLTVLKEGDVFHVDVEVELDPMLTLAEVDDIKDRLEESIGKLRGVADVLISFDEDDAIRNWEYGDGR, encoded by the coding sequence ATGAAAGAATTATTAGGGTTATTAAAAGAAGGTAACAAATCCGCCTTAACAGCGGCTCTTGTTAACACCGTTGTTTCTATTATTAAAGGTATTACTTATTTTTTTACAGGAAATATCGCCATGTTCGCGGAAACGTTACATAGTCTTGGAGATGCAGCAAATCAATTTTTTGTTTTCATCGGCTCTGCTTTAAGTAAAAAACGGCCAACAAAACGCTTTCCACATGGTTTCGGGCGAATGGTTAACTTAGTGCTACTTGGCGCTGTCATTGTTGTTGGGATAATGGCTTTTGAGACGATTCGTGAAGGTTTTGCGCATATTATCCATCCAACAAGTTCCACTGGTTTCCTTATAAACCTTACTGTGCTCCTACTTTGTACCGTGCTAGAATTTTCTGTTTTAGTAAAAGCAATGCATGAGATTGCGCACGATGTTGGCTTAGAATCAAAAGGACTTCGCTTATTTAAAGACAGTATCCTAAATCTAGGTAAAGCAAAAGCTGCAACCAAACTCGTATTCTTGGAAGATTCCGTTGCAACTGGTGGTGGACTTCTTGCGATGATTGCGGTTATTATTTCTCACTTTACCCCTTTCCATCAAGCAGAAGGTATTGCATCCATGTTAATTGGTGTAATGATGTTTATCGTCGTTGGTAAAGTCTTTTTGGACAATGCGGCTGGAGTTATTGGCGAATCAGATCAAAGTATGCATTTAACTGTCGGTCAGCTCGTAATGAGTGATCCTGATGTGCGCGATATTCAAGTTCTAACCGTTCTTAAAGAAGGCGATGTTTTCCATGTCGATGTGGAAGTGGAATTAGATCCCATGCTCACCCTCGCTGAAGTGGACGATATTAAAGACCGTTTGGAAGAAAGTATCGGAAAATTACGCGGTGTTGCTGATGTACTTATTTCATTTGATGAAGATGATGCCATCCGTAACTGGGAATATGGGGACGGACGTTAA
- a CDS encoding GNAT family N-acetyltransferase: MRITGERIYLRPFQITDANQKLAFHLANKAFFEGYSMERDDRFYTIEEQQSLISRLEDFAASDVEYYYGIFLHDTDELIGTINLFSILRESLQSAFIGYFLDKEHNGNGYATEAVELIVDFGFDILGLHRIEAGVMPKNERSKQVLLKAGFHLEGLAVQNVRINGNWEDHQVLAIINPGD, from the coding sequence ATGCGGATTACGGGGGAACGGATTTACTTAAGACCTTTTCAAATAACAGATGCCAATCAAAAACTAGCTTTTCATTTAGCGAATAAAGCTTTTTTTGAAGGTTATTCTATGGAGCGAGACGATCGTTTTTATACGATAGAAGAACAGCAATCGCTTATTTCACGATTAGAAGATTTCGCTGCGAGTGATGTGGAGTACTATTATGGGATTTTCCTCCATGATACGGATGAACTTATTGGTACGATTAATTTATTTAGTATTTTGCGGGAATCTTTACAATCTGCGTTTATTGGTTATTTTCTGGATAAAGAGCATAATGGAAATGGTTATGCAACCGAGGCAGTGGAGTTGATAGTAGATTTTGGTTTTGACATTCTTGGCCTGCACCGAATTGAGGCAGGAGTAATGCCGAAAAATGAACGTTCCAAACAAGTCCTTTTAAAAGCTGGCTTCCATTTAGAAGGGCTCGCAGTACAAAATGTCCGCATAAATGGAAATTGGGAAGATCATCAAGTCCTAGCAATTATTAATCCTGGAGACTAA
- a CDS encoding methyl-accepting chemotaxis protein has translation MNVNAETEDATLLLDGLLQNVAIIRFDTNKKVTYANALFAEAMGYSEEEMLTLSHPDLCFPDLVQSASYKAMWTNLLAGQKFQNKIERKNARGERVWFEATYIPIIREDTVVGVAKIATDITRREETVHDFASGLKSMATNLKEHSSVGKTRSEALLELVKSITKESNENTDTLHDLQTEAQNIHGIINTINGIASQTNLLALNAAIEAARAGDAGRGFSVVAEEVRKLSSRVEEAIKEVEKSVNGITQEINTISSGTERVEAKVEESQEVLILSLEDFSQIESASTALDQNAGAFTKMI, from the coding sequence ATGAATGTTAATGCGGAAACAGAAGACGCAACTCTCCTTCTCGATGGTTTACTTCAAAACGTGGCAATAATTCGTTTTGATACTAATAAAAAAGTAACTTATGCTAATGCCCTTTTCGCGGAGGCAATGGGATACTCAGAAGAAGAAATGTTGACTTTATCCCACCCGGACTTATGCTTTCCTGATCTTGTCCAAAGTGCAAGCTATAAAGCAATGTGGACAAATTTGCTTGCTGGGCAAAAATTTCAAAATAAAATTGAACGAAAAAATGCACGCGGTGAACGTGTTTGGTTTGAAGCGACTTATATCCCGATTATACGTGAAGATACGGTCGTTGGAGTAGCCAAAATCGCTACAGATATTACGAGAAGAGAAGAAACGGTTCATGACTTTGCATCTGGTTTAAAAAGCATGGCTACAAATTTAAAAGAACATTCCAGTGTTGGAAAAACGCGCAGTGAAGCTCTCCTTGAACTCGTGAAATCAATCACGAAAGAATCCAATGAAAATACCGATACACTTCACGATTTGCAAACAGAAGCCCAAAATATTCACGGCATTATTAATACAATTAACGGTATTGCTTCTCAGACTAATTTACTTGCCTTAAATGCAGCGATTGAGGCAGCACGTGCTGGTGACGCCGGACGTGGATTTAGTGTTGTAGCGGAAGAAGTTCGTAAACTTTCGAGTCGTGTAGAAGAAGCAATTAAAGAAGTGGAAAAAAGTGTCAACGGTATCACGCAAGAAATTAATACTATCTCAAGTGGTACGGAACGTGTCGAAGCAAAAGTCGAGGAAAGCCAAGAAGTGCTTATTTTATCTTTAGAAGACTTTAGCCAAATTGAATCTGCCTCTACTGCCTTGGATCAAAATGCCGGTGCTTTCACAAAAATGATTTAA
- the fosX gene encoding fosfomycin resistance hydrolase FosX yields the protein MISGLSHITLIVKDLNKTTAFLQNIFNAEEIYSSGDKTFSLSKEKFFLIAGLWICIMEGDSLQERTYNHIAFQIQSEEVDEYTERIKALGVEMKPERPRVQGEGRSIYFYDFDNHLFELHAGTLEERLKRYHE from the coding sequence ATGATTTCAGGATTAAGCCATATCACTTTAATTGTGAAAGATTTGAATAAAACAACTGCTTTCTTACAGAATATTTTTAATGCAGAAGAAATCTATTCTAGTGGCGACAAAACATTTTCGCTTTCCAAAGAAAAATTTTTTCTAATAGCTGGTTTGTGGATTTGCATTATGGAAGGAGATTCTTTACAAGAGCGAACTTACAATCATATTGCTTTCCAAATTCAATCCGAGGAAGTGGATGAATATACTGAGCGGATTAAAGCTCTCGGTGTGGAAATGAAACCAGAACGTCCCAGAGTCCAAGGTGAAGGACGTTCCATTTATTTTTATGATTTTGATAATCATCTGTTTGAATTACACGCTGGTACATTAGAAGAACGCTTAAAAAGGTATCACGAATAG
- the rlmD gene encoding 23S rRNA (uracil(1939)-C(5))-methyltransferase RlmD: protein MNQNPVEEGQKFPLTIRRMGINGEGIGYFKKAVVFVPGAITGEEVVVEAVKVRDRFTEAKLNKIRKKSPNRVTAPCPVYEACGGCQLQHVAYSAQLELKRDIVIQSIEKHTKIDPTKLKIRPTIGMEDPWRYRNKSQFQTRMVGSGQVETGLFGANSHQLVPIEDCIVQQPVTIKVTNFVRDLLEKYGVPIYDEKAGSGIVRTIVVRTGVKTGETQLVFITNSKKLPKKREMLAEIEAALPEVTSIMQNVNQAKSSLIFGDETFLLAGKESIEEKLMELEFDLSARAFFQLNPFQTERLYQEVEKALVLTGSETLVDAYCGVGTIGQAFAGKVKEVRGMDIIPESIEDAKRNAEKNGIENVYYEVGKAEDVLPKWVNEGFRPDAVIVDPPRSGCDQGLIKSLLDVEAKQLVYVSCNPSTLARDLALLAKKYRIRYMQPVDMFPQTAHVETVVLLQLKDK, encoded by the coding sequence ATGAATCAAAATCCAGTAGAAGAAGGACAAAAATTCCCGCTAACTATTCGACGCATGGGAATCAACGGGGAAGGGATCGGCTACTTTAAAAAAGCAGTTGTATTTGTACCTGGCGCAATTACCGGTGAAGAAGTAGTTGTCGAAGCGGTCAAAGTTCGCGATCGTTTCACCGAAGCAAAATTAAATAAAATTCGTAAAAAATCTCCAAACCGAGTTACCGCACCTTGCCCAGTTTACGAGGCGTGTGGTGGTTGCCAGTTGCAACATGTGGCCTATAGCGCCCAACTTGAACTAAAAAGAGATATTGTTATTCAATCAATCGAAAAACATACAAAAATCGATCCAACCAAATTAAAAATCCGCCCAACAATCGGAATGGAAGACCCATGGCGTTACCGTAATAAAAGCCAATTCCAAACAAGAATGGTAGGCAGTGGTCAAGTCGAAACAGGCCTTTTCGGTGCCAATTCTCACCAACTTGTTCCAATTGAAGATTGTATCGTCCAACAACCCGTTACCATCAAAGTAACGAATTTTGTTCGCGACTTACTAGAAAAATACGGCGTGCCAATTTATGATGAAAAAGCTGGCAGTGGTATCGTCCGAACTATCGTCGTTCGTACTGGCGTGAAAACCGGCGAAACACAGCTCGTCTTCATTACAAATAGTAAAAAGTTACCTAAAAAACGCGAAATGCTTGCAGAAATCGAAGCAGCTCTTCCGGAAGTCACTTCGATTATGCAAAACGTGAATCAAGCAAAATCCTCACTTATTTTCGGTGACGAAACGTTCCTTTTAGCAGGGAAAGAAAGCATTGAAGAGAAATTAATGGAACTAGAATTCGATCTATCTGCTCGTGCCTTTTTCCAATTAAACCCGTTCCAAACAGAGCGACTTTATCAAGAAGTCGAAAAAGCACTCGTACTAACAGGCAGTGAAACACTAGTAGATGCTTATTGCGGTGTTGGAACAATCGGCCAAGCTTTTGCCGGAAAAGTAAAAGAAGTTCGTGGTATGGATATTATTCCAGAATCCATTGAAGACGCTAAACGAAACGCCGAGAAGAATGGCATCGAAAATGTTTATTATGAAGTTGGGAAAGCAGAAGACGTATTACCAAAATGGGTAAATGAAGGTTTCCGCCCAGACGCAGTCATCGTTGACCCACCAAGAAGCGGCTGTGACCAAGGCCTAATAAAATCATTACTAGATGTGGAAGCAAAACAACTTGTTTATGTATCCTGTAATCCATCCACATTAGCACGTGACTTAGCTTTACTCGCGAAGAAATATCGCATTCGCTATATGCAACCCGTCGATATGTTCCCGCAAACAGCTCACGTGGAAACTGTAGTACTCTTGCAGTTAAAAGATAAATAA
- a CDS encoding OsmC family protein, with product MTKPLKLVYTENGFDTGSFLIDDKLTEYSPADLMLMSIASCSAIVFRNILKKKRVNFTDLWVDATMERIPEEENRISAIHLHFKITGAALDPKALEKALKLTPKYCSMVRSVEKSILVDESLEIMP from the coding sequence ATGACAAAACCATTAAAGCTAGTTTATACCGAAAATGGGTTTGACACAGGAAGTTTTTTAATCGATGACAAACTGACCGAATATTCACCAGCGGATTTGATGTTAATGTCTATTGCCAGTTGTAGCGCCATTGTTTTTCGGAACATTTTAAAGAAAAAACGAGTAAACTTTACCGACTTATGGGTAGACGCCACAATGGAACGCATCCCAGAAGAAGAAAATCGTATAAGCGCGATACATCTTCATTTTAAAATAACCGGTGCTGCCTTGGATCCAAAAGCACTTGAAAAAGCATTAAAATTAACACCGAAATACTGTTCGATGGTTCGTTCTGTCGAAAAAAGCATCCTTGTCGATGAAAGTCTTGAAATCATGCCATAA
- a CDS encoding deoxynucleoside kinase has translation MEGVGNKVIVLAGMIGAGKSSYTELIANELGTKAFYESIKDNRILEMFYEDPKRWAFALQIYFLNTRFRSIKAALTDQNNVLDRSIYEDALFTQINFEEGNISEPEMDTYLDLLDNMMEELAYMPKKAPDLLIYLRGSLDTVLSRIALRGRPYEQTFDNPGLLDYYKHLHSRYDSWFESYDKSETLVINIDEIDINQPNDADYVMQLIHEKLKR, from the coding sequence ATGGAAGGAGTAGGAAATAAAGTGATTGTTTTAGCAGGAATGATTGGTGCTGGGAAAAGTAGCTATACAGAGCTAATCGCAAATGAACTCGGAACTAAGGCATTTTATGAAAGCATTAAGGATAACCGCATCCTTGAAATGTTTTATGAAGACCCAAAAAGATGGGCTTTTGCCTTACAAATATATTTTTTAAATACCCGCTTTCGTAGTATTAAAGCTGCGTTAACGGATCAAAATAATGTGCTTGATCGGAGCATATACGAGGACGCGCTTTTTACGCAAATTAATTTTGAAGAAGGTAACATTTCGGAGCCTGAGATGGATACATACCTTGATTTACTCGACAATATGATGGAAGAACTTGCTTATATGCCGAAAAAAGCGCCTGATTTGTTGATTTATTTGCGAGGAAGTTTAGACACTGTATTGAGCCGAATTGCTCTCCGTGGTCGTCCTTATGAACAAACCTTTGATAATCCAGGTTTACTTGACTATTACAAGCATCTGCATAGTCGTTATGACAGCTGGTTTGAGTCTTATGATAAGAGTGAAACCCTTGTTATTAATATCGACGAAATAGATATTAATCAACCAAATGACGCAGATTATGTCATGCAACTTATTCATGAAAAATTAAAACGCTAA